One segment of Streptomyces roseifaciens DNA contains the following:
- a CDS encoding glycerophosphoryl diester phosphodiesterase membrane domain-containing protein — protein MIPLRPLQTGEIVEGSVRTMRLHWRSVVGISLTVAVGTQTVATVIERLWPRGTKELDALNGETPQTPKELVDAIGNGLGSLGVTWLLSLVGSITAAALLTVIVSRAVLGRPVTAREAWRSARPQLARMAGLLVLVPMLLVGVFAVGIVWGLLAAAAGAEQAGMSLMALGGLVSMAVATWLWIRYSLAAPALMLEKQSVLGAMRRSAKLVQGAWWRVFGIQLMSVMITLLVALMAQAVVIVFDVLIHGYGEQSAADATDWASLISIGIAAVISATITLPVTAGMTALLYMDQRIRRESLDIELARAAGE, from the coding sequence GTGATCCCGCTGCGCCCGCTGCAGACCGGGGAGATCGTGGAGGGCTCGGTCCGCACGATGCGCCTCCACTGGCGCTCGGTCGTCGGCATCTCCCTGACGGTGGCCGTGGGCACGCAGACCGTGGCGACGGTGATCGAGCGGTTGTGGCCACGCGGCACGAAGGAGCTCGACGCGCTCAACGGGGAGACCCCGCAGACGCCGAAGGAACTGGTCGACGCCATAGGCAACGGCCTCGGCAGCCTCGGGGTGACCTGGCTGCTCAGCCTGGTCGGCTCCATCACCGCCGCAGCCCTGCTCACGGTGATCGTCAGCCGAGCGGTGCTCGGCCGCCCGGTCACCGCCCGGGAGGCATGGCGGAGCGCCAGGCCGCAGCTGGCACGGATGGCGGGGCTACTGGTCCTGGTGCCGATGCTCCTGGTGGGTGTGTTCGCCGTAGGTATCGTCTGGGGCCTGCTGGCGGCCGCGGCCGGAGCCGAGCAGGCAGGGATGTCGCTCATGGCTCTGGGCGGCCTGGTGTCCATGGCCGTGGCGACCTGGCTCTGGATTCGCTACAGCCTCGCCGCACCGGCGCTGATGCTGGAGAAGCAGAGCGTGCTCGGAGCAATGAGGCGGTCGGCGAAGCTGGTGCAGGGCGCCTGGTGGCGGGTCTTCGGAATCCAGCTCATGTCCGTGATGATCACGCTGCTGGTCGCTCTCATGGCCCAGGCCGTCGTTATCGTCTTCGACGTCCTCATCCACGGTTACGGAGAACAGTCGGCTGCCGATGCGACCGACTGGGCCTCTCTCATTTCCATCGGTATAGCGGCGGTCATCAGCGCCACGATCACGCTTCCGGTCACGGCC
- the mtnA gene encoding S-methyl-5-thioribose-1-phosphate isomerase, which translates to MADQFAASMASVEPGSVPALRWEEPPEGPVLVVLDQRRLPAEEVGLVCTDVPALVDAVRVLAVRGAPLLGIAGAYGVALAAVRGFDVVEAADLLAHARPTAVNLAYGVRRALGAYEKALKDGGGPEEAAAATLAEARALHREDAEASARMAAHGLALLEELVPGGGFRVLTHCNTGALVSGGEGTALAVAGAAHRVGRLRRLWVDETRPLLQGARLTAYEAARAGMAYTLLADNAAGSLFAAGEVDAVLIGADRIAADGSVANKVGSYPLAVLARYHHVPFLVVAPVTTVDLGTQTGSEIEVEQRPGHEITEFTVVPPGAGAEPGTGVPVAPLGTQAYNPAFDVTPPELVTAIVTENGVVSPVTRAGLAELCGRSQRGSGSGPA; encoded by the coding sequence ATGGCTGATCAGTTCGCGGCATCCATGGCGTCCGTCGAGCCCGGCTCCGTTCCAGCGCTGAGATGGGAGGAGCCGCCGGAGGGACCCGTGCTCGTGGTCCTGGACCAGCGCCGGTTGCCCGCGGAGGAGGTCGGGCTGGTGTGCACGGACGTGCCGGCGCTGGTCGACGCGGTCCGTGTGCTCGCCGTGCGGGGCGCTCCGCTGCTGGGCATCGCCGGGGCGTACGGGGTGGCGCTGGCCGCCGTCCGCGGCTTCGACGTCGTGGAGGCAGCCGACCTGCTCGCGCACGCACGCCCCACGGCCGTGAACCTCGCCTACGGGGTGCGGCGTGCCCTGGGGGCGTACGAGAAGGCCCTGAAGGACGGTGGCGGGCCCGAGGAGGCCGCCGCGGCCACGCTCGCGGAGGCGCGTGCCCTGCACCGTGAGGACGCGGAGGCGAGTGCGCGGATGGCGGCGCACGGGTTGGCCCTGCTGGAGGAGCTGGTGCCCGGCGGCGGGTTCCGGGTTCTCACGCACTGCAACACCGGTGCCCTGGTCTCCGGGGGCGAGGGCACGGCGCTGGCCGTGGCGGGCGCGGCGCACCGTGTGGGGCGGCTGAGGCGCCTGTGGGTGGACGAGACGCGACCGCTGCTGCAGGGGGCGCGGCTCACCGCGTACGAGGCGGCCCGGGCCGGGATGGCGTACACGCTGCTCGCCGACAATGCGGCGGGGTCGCTGTTCGCCGCGGGCGAGGTGGATGCCGTGCTGATCGGTGCGGACCGGATAGCCGCGGACGGTTCCGTGGCGAACAAGGTGGGCAGCTATCCGCTGGCTGTGCTGGCCCGCTATCACCACGTGCCGTTCCTCGTGGTGGCGCCGGTGACGACCGTGGACCTCGGTACGCAGACGGGTTCGGAGATCGAGGTGGAGCAGCGCCCGGGGCACGAGATCACGGAGTTTACGGTCGTGCCGCCGGGGGCAGGCGCGGAGCCGGGCACGGGGGTGCCGGTGGCTCCCCTGGGGACGCAGGCGTACAACCCTGCGTTCGACGTCACACCACCGGAACTGGTGACTGCCATCGTCACGGAGAACGGAGTCGTCTCGCCGGTGACCCGGGCGGGGCTGGCGGAGCTCTGCGGCAGGTCACAGCGGGGATCCGGGAGTGGGCCGGCCTGA
- the mtrA gene encoding two-component system response regulator MtrA, translating to MKGRVLVVDDDTALAEMLGIVLRGEGFEPSFVADGDKALAAFREVKPDLVLLDLMLPGRDGIEVCRLIRAESGVPIVMLTAKSDTVDVVVGLESGADDYIVKPFKPKELVARIRARLRRSEEPAPEQLAIGDLVIDVAGHSVKRDGQSIALTPLEFDLLVALARKPWQVFTREVLLEQVWGYRHAADTRLVNVHVQRLRSKVEKDPERPEIVVTVRGVGYKAGPS from the coding sequence ATGAAGGGACGCGTCCTTGTCGTCGACGACGACACCGCACTGGCCGAGATGCTCGGCATTGTGCTGCGTGGTGAGGGGTTCGAGCCGTCGTTCGTAGCGGACGGCGACAAGGCACTTGCTGCTTTTCGTGAGGTCAAGCCCGATCTTGTGCTGCTCGATCTGATGCTGCCCGGCCGGGACGGCATCGAGGTCTGCCGGCTCATCCGCGCCGAGTCCGGCGTGCCGATCGTGATGCTGACGGCGAAGAGCGACACGGTCGACGTCGTCGTCGGCCTGGAGTCGGGGGCCGACGACTACATCGTCAAGCCGTTCAAGCCGAAGGAGCTGGTGGCGCGGATCCGCGCCCGTCTGCGCCGCTCCGAGGAGCCCGCGCCGGAGCAGCTGGCGATAGGGGACCTGGTCATCGACGTGGCCGGGCACTCGGTCAAGCGCGACGGGCAGTCGATCGCGCTGACGCCGCTCGAGTTCGACCTGCTGGTCGCGCTCGCCCGCAAGCCGTGGCAGGTCTTCACCCGTGAGGTGCTCCTGGAGCAGGTGTGGGGCTACCGTCACGCGGCCGACACCCGCCTCGTCAACGTGCACGTGCAGCGGCTGCGCTCCAAGGTCGAGAAGGACCCGGAGCGGCCGGAGATCGTGGTGACCGTCCGTGGTGTGGGCTACAAGGCCGGGCCGAGCTGA
- the mtrB gene encoding MtrAB system histidine kinase MtrB, which yields MSGNGAAPERGVGRPVETAGGISFFRRLWRAGRMLSDGAAAGPVHPVLRLYVRWVRRPLLPAMRLWRRNIQLRVVATTLLMSMGVVLLLGVVVIGQVRNGLLEAKRHASQSQAEGGFKAARDAADTAGDTRGQDAQSGSRGGTDPGAWLTAQVQQLSSGGQGVYHVVALSSGGGDLVYGDLGYNDMTSAGARGPRASGDIDPEASIPADLRKQVDSKTGALWKSASVKHNSSDEGEPALVVGKRMYDPNGKAYQLYYLFPYTQEEKSLSLVKGTLATAGVFVVVLLGAIAWLVVRQIVTPVRMAASISERLAAGVLQERMKVTGEDDIARLGEAFNKMAQNLQVKIQQLEQLSRMQRRFVSDVSHELRTPLTTVRMAAEVIHEAREDFDPVTARSAELLYGQVDRFESLLADLLEISRFDAGAAALEAEPIDLRDVVNRVIEGALPLAERKGSKLLVQGAEQPVIAEADSRRVERVLRNLVVNAVEHGEGRDVVVRLAAAGGAVAVAVRDYGVGLKPGEAVRVFNRFWRADPARARTTGGTGLGLSIAVEDARLHGGWLQAWGEPGGGSQFRLTLPGTAGETLRGSPIPLEPEDSRRNRGLSEAGVPVAVAGRSGGVPPQGAGLTPVPPQNKNVPAVDPAALPGSGARVVRPGSQDGGKPAAGAAGEREGRARGR from the coding sequence ATGTCGGGCAACGGTGCCGCCCCGGAGCGGGGCGTGGGGCGGCCCGTCGAGACGGCGGGCGGCATATCTTTCTTCCGGCGGCTGTGGCGGGCCGGGCGGATGCTGTCCGACGGCGCGGCCGCAGGGCCGGTCCACCCGGTACTGAGGCTGTACGTGCGCTGGGTGCGCCGTCCGCTGCTGCCCGCGATGCGCCTGTGGCGGCGCAACATCCAGCTGCGGGTCGTCGCGACCACGCTGCTGATGTCGATGGGCGTGGTGCTGCTGCTCGGCGTCGTGGTCATCGGGCAGGTCCGCAACGGCCTGCTGGAAGCCAAGCGGCATGCGTCGCAGAGCCAGGCCGAGGGCGGCTTCAAGGCGGCGCGGGACGCCGCCGACACCGCGGGGGACACCCGCGGGCAGGACGCCCAGTCGGGCAGCCGCGGCGGCACGGATCCCGGGGCCTGGCTGACGGCCCAGGTGCAGCAGCTCTCCAGCGGCGGGCAGGGCGTCTACCACGTGGTGGCGCTCAGCTCCGGCGGCGGCGACCTCGTCTACGGCGACCTGGGGTACAACGACATGACGTCCGCCGGAGCGCGCGGCCCGCGGGCCTCCGGTGACATCGACCCCGAGGCCAGCATCCCCGCCGACCTGCGGAAACAGGTGGATTCCAAGACCGGGGCGCTGTGGAAGTCCGCGTCGGTCAAGCACAACTCCTCGGACGAGGGCGAGCCGGCGCTGGTCGTCGGCAAGCGGATGTACGACCCCAACGGCAAGGCGTACCAGCTGTACTACCTCTTCCCGTACACCCAGGAGGAGAAGTCGCTGAGCCTGGTCAAGGGCACGCTCGCGACGGCCGGGGTGTTCGTGGTCGTGCTGCTCGGGGCCATCGCCTGGCTCGTGGTGCGGCAGATCGTCACGCCCGTGCGGATGGCCGCGAGCATCTCCGAGCGGCTGGCGGCGGGCGTCCTGCAGGAGCGCATGAAGGTCACCGGTGAGGATGACATCGCGCGCCTCGGTGAGGCCTTCAACAAGATGGCGCAGAACCTCCAGGTCAAGATCCAGCAGCTGGAGCAGCTGTCGCGGATGCAGCGCAGGTTCGTCTCGGACGTCTCGCACGAGCTGCGGACGCCGCTGACGACCGTGCGCATGGCCGCCGAGGTCATCCACGAGGCCCGTGAGGACTTCGATCCGGTCACCGCGCGCTCGGCGGAGCTGCTGTACGGGCAGGTCGACCGCTTCGAGTCGCTGCTGGCCGACCTGCTGGAGATCAGCCGGTTCGACGCGGGGGCCGCGGCCCTGGAGGCCGAGCCGATCGATCTGCGGGACGTCGTCAACCGTGTGATCGAAGGGGCGCTGCCGCTCGCGGAGCGCAAGGGCAGCAAGCTGCTGGTGCAGGGCGCCGAGCAGCCGGTGATCGCGGAAGCGGACTCCCGGCGCGTGGAGCGCGTGCTGCGCAACCTGGTCGTCAACGCTGTGGAGCACGGCGAGGGCCGGGACGTGGTCGTGCGGCTGGCTGCGGCCGGCGGCGCGGTCGCGGTGGCCGTCCGCGACTACGGCGTGGGTCTCAAGCCCGGCGAGGCGGTCCGGGTGTTCAACCGCTTCTGGCGGGCCGACCCCGCGCGCGCCCGCACCACGGGCGGTACGGGCCTGGGCCTGTCGATCGCCGTGGAGGACGCGCGGCTGCACGGCGGCTGGCTGCAGGCGTGGGGCGAGCCGGGCGGCGGTTCGCAGTTCCGGCTGACGCTGCCGGGCACGGCCGGCGAGACCCTGCGCGGATCGCCGATCCCGCTGGAGCCGGAGGACTCCCGGCGCAACCGCGGGCTGAGCGAGGCCGGGGTGCCGGTGGCCGTGGCCGGGCGGTCCGGCGGCGTGCCGCCGCAGGGCGCCGGGCTGACGCCCGTACCGCCGCAGAACAAGAACGTGCCCGCCGTGGATCCTGCGGCGCTGCCGGGCAGTGGTGCCCGTGTGGTGCGCCCGGGAAGCCAGGACGGCGGCAAGCCCGCGGCTGGGGCCGCGGGGGAACGTGAGGGGCGGGCGCGTGGGCGCTGA
- a CDS encoding LpqB family beta-propeller domain-containing protein gives MGAERNRRRRAGSPRRRTAGFGALAVSAALLAGCASMPDSGEVTAVDSSQRADADSQVRVYGVPPHKGERPQELVTGFLEATTSDDPDYGTARMYLAKGKQREWDPSWGTVVLAEPPQVQVEHSGDRDRDYTITLIGKQVARIDAKHAYKPEEASYKERIHVAREGGEWRIDRLPAGLVLGLADFQRIYRSVNKYYFAELGTSGSGKGRDVLVADPVYLRKRIDPVTSTVNALLDGPTNWLDPVAATAFPTGTKVVDRRLSVDDSNALRIRLNDKAAGTNQAQCLRMAAQLLYTVQDQSAKVGQVVLQRDNGSQLCSLGREDARKYAPDQAAGRGADQQYFVDAQHRMVSLADGDEEPRRVPGPFGADGAVQLRSVGVDRSEHHAAGVAANGQALYVTRLETGSALGEPRVTARGGAKAGLTAPSWDGLGDLWVADQDPERPRLLRLPGGTGTPEEVQVPRLDGRITGLRVAADGVRIALLVTKDDRTSLKLGRVERHAGSGRLSLSVQELRSVAPRLEQVDAVSWAGGSRLLVAGNEQGGLQQLQYIDTDGSLSNTSALPGITGVRGVAASESTAKAPALVAERDGGIVRLLPDSNWKLVTKEGSAPVYPG, from the coding sequence GTGGGCGCTGAACGCAATCGCCGCAGACGGGCGGGCAGCCCGCGGCGGCGGACCGCGGGGTTCGGCGCGCTCGCCGTCAGCGCCGCGCTGCTGGCCGGGTGCGCCTCGATGCCCGACAGCGGCGAGGTGACGGCGGTCGACTCGTCGCAGCGCGCCGACGCGGACTCGCAGGTGCGCGTCTACGGCGTGCCGCCGCACAAGGGCGAGCGGCCGCAGGAGCTGGTGACGGGCTTCCTGGAGGCCACCACCAGCGACGATCCGGACTACGGCACGGCCCGCATGTACCTGGCCAAGGGCAAGCAGCGGGAGTGGGACCCCTCGTGGGGCACGGTCGTGCTGGCGGAGCCGCCGCAGGTGCAGGTGGAGCACTCCGGCGACCGTGACCGGGACTACACGATCACCCTGATCGGCAAGCAGGTCGCCAGGATCGACGCCAAGCACGCCTACAAGCCGGAAGAGGCTTCGTACAAGGAGCGGATCCACGTCGCGCGCGAGGGCGGCGAGTGGCGCATCGACAGGCTGCCGGCCGGGCTGGTGCTCGGCCTCGCCGACTTCCAGCGGATCTACCGGTCCGTCAACAAGTACTACTTCGCGGAGCTGGGCACGTCCGGCTCCGGCAAGGGCCGGGACGTGCTCGTCGCCGACCCCGTCTACCTGCGCAAGCGCATAGACCCCGTGACGTCCACGGTCAACGCGCTGCTGGACGGGCCGACCAACTGGCTGGACCCGGTCGCCGCGACGGCGTTCCCGACGGGCACCAAGGTCGTGGACCGGCGGCTCTCCGTGGACGACTCCAACGCCCTCAGGATCCGGCTCAACGATAAGGCCGCGGGCACCAACCAGGCGCAGTGCCTGCGCATGGCCGCGCAGCTCCTGTACACCGTCCAGGACCAGTCGGCGAAGGTCGGCCAGGTGGTGCTGCAGCGGGACAACGGCTCGCAGCTGTGCTCGCTGGGACGGGAGGACGCGCGCAAGTACGCGCCCGACCAGGCCGCCGGCCGCGGCGCCGACCAGCAGTACTTCGTGGACGCGCAGCACCGGATGGTGAGCCTGGCCGACGGCGACGAGGAGCCGCGGCGGGTGCCGGGACCCTTCGGAGCCGACGGGGCCGTGCAGCTGAGGTCGGTGGGAGTGGACCGCAGCGAGCACCACGCCGCGGGCGTGGCCGCCAACGGCCAGGCGCTGTACGTCACCCGCCTGGAGACCGGATCGGCGCTGGGCGAGCCCCGGGTGACCGCGCGCGGCGGGGCGAAGGCCGGGCTGACCGCCCCGAGCTGGGACGGGCTCGGCGACCTGTGGGTGGCCGACCAGGACCCGGAGCGGCCGCGGCTGCTGCGGCTGCCCGGCGGCACGGGCACCCCGGAGGAGGTCCAGGTGCCCCGGCTCGACGGGCGCATCACCGGGTTGCGGGTGGCGGCCGACGGCGTGCGGATCGCGCTGCTGGTGACCAAGGACGACCGTACGAGCCTGAAGCTGGGGCGGGTCGAACGGCACGCGGGCTCCGGGCGGCTGAGCCTGTCGGTGCAGGAACTGCGCTCGGTGGCCCCGCGGTTGGAGCAGGTCGACGCGGTGTCGTGGGCCGGCGGGAGCCGGCTGCTGGTCGCGGGGAACGAACAGGGCGGGCTGCAGCAGCTGCAGTACATCGACACGGACGGCTCGCTGTCGAACACCTCCGCACTGCCCGGCATCACGGGAGTGCGGGGCGTAGCGGCCTCGGAGAGCACGGCGAAGGCGCCGGCGCTGGTGGCCGAGCGGGACGGCGGGATCGTACGCCTGCTGCCGGACAGCAACTGGAAGCTGGTGACCAAGGAAGGCTCCGCGCCGGTCTACCCGGGTTAG
- a CDS encoding ComF family protein produces the protein MRAWWQEIAGLVLPGECAGCGRPRSVLCEACRAALGGGAVPGAGAAWRVRPDPVPAGLPPVHAAARYEGPVRSALLAHKERGALGLAGPLGAALAGAVRAAASCPGGGRWGGGGALEAGERPLLLVPVPSARRAVAARGHDAGRRLALAAARALRAGGLPARAAPVLRQCRAVADQAGLGARQRRANVAGALGVRMGGEGLLMREGPVVLVDDLMTTGASLAEAARAVSLAGAEVLGAAVVAASGVPPREAEKKRN, from the coding sequence GTGCGCGCGTGGTGGCAGGAGATCGCGGGCCTGGTGCTGCCGGGCGAGTGCGCGGGGTGCGGACGGCCGCGGTCCGTGCTGTGCGAAGCGTGCCGGGCGGCGCTGGGCGGAGGCGCGGTGCCGGGCGCGGGTGCGGCGTGGCGCGTCAGGCCGGATCCTGTGCCGGCCGGGCTGCCGCCGGTCCATGCCGCCGCGCGGTACGAGGGCCCGGTGCGCTCGGCCCTGCTCGCGCACAAGGAGCGCGGAGCGCTGGGGCTGGCGGGGCCGCTGGGGGCTGCCCTGGCGGGTGCGGTGCGCGCTGCGGCCAGTTGTCCGGGTGGTGGCCGGTGGGGCGGGGGAGGGGCCCTGGAGGCCGGTGAAAGACCCTTGCTGCTCGTTCCCGTCCCCTCGGCCCGCCGTGCCGTCGCGGCCCGGGGCCACGATGCCGGCCGGCGCCTGGCCCTCGCCGCCGCGCGGGCCCTGCGTGCCGGCGGCCTGCCCGCCCGCGCGGCGCCCGTGTTGCGCCAGTGCAGGGCCGTCGCCGATCAGGCCGGGCTGGGCGCCCGGCAGCGCAGGGCGAATGTGGCCGGTGCACTGGGGGTACGCATGGGAGGAGAGGGACTCTTGATGCGCGAGGGGCCGGTGGTGCTGGTAGACGATCTGATGACCACGGGGGCTTCGCTCGCCGAGGCGGCCCGTGCCGTCTCCCTCGCGGGCGCAGAAGTGCTGGGCGCCGCCGTCGTGGCCGCGTCCGGAGTTCCCCCGCGCGAGGCCGAAAAGAAGCGGAACTGA